In one window of Pseudooceanicola aestuarii DNA:
- a CDS encoding TRAP transporter small permease subunit — translation MLDGLIWLLTNIGAGFYDIVYAATHPGLWLDWSNKESLIRFIYYGGSQEFFFAVFDIFLVVTLAGFIWRPFMWGCVRVLEGFANAVGRTAAWAGLLMVAQQTMVVFLQSIFRLGEITISPLGVGFTQSVGWFSEGLKLWNAAVVALCVSYTFVQGGHVRVDLVYAAIGHRAKRVVDMFGALFFMVPVVVLAWMYSWYFLWRHLITPKVSASDKLDLMLRKSKIVKWNVETIGFSPDGFSAYFLFKILILCFVALVFLQAVAFFYRSWLEFREGEESAGKYLDRDTLGEGEEAFEGTH, via the coding sequence ATGCTGGACGGTCTCATCTGGCTGCTGACGAATATCGGGGCGGGGTTCTATGACATCGTCTATGCCGCGACCCATCCGGGTCTGTGGCTGGACTGGTCGAACAAGGAATCCCTGATCCGGTTCATCTATTACGGCGGTTCTCAGGAATTCTTCTTCGCGGTTTTCGACATCTTTCTTGTCGTGACGCTGGCCGGTTTCATCTGGCGCCCTTTCATGTGGGGCTGCGTCCGGGTGCTGGAAGGGTTCGCGAATGCCGTGGGGCGCACCGCCGCCTGGGCGGGGCTGCTGATGGTCGCGCAACAGACCATGGTGGTGTTCCTGCAATCGATCTTTCGCCTGGGGGAGATCACGATTTCCCCGCTGGGCGTCGGGTTCACCCAATCCGTGGGCTGGTTCTCCGAAGGGCTGAAGCTGTGGAACGCGGCCGTGGTCGCGCTCTGCGTCAGCTACACCTTCGTGCAGGGCGGGCATGTGCGGGTCGATCTGGTCTATGCCGCCATCGGCCACCGGGCGAAACGCGTGGTGGACATGTTCGGCGCGCTGTTCTTCATGGTGCCGGTGGTCGTGCTGGCGTGGATGTATTCGTGGTACTTCCTGTGGCGGCACCTGATCACACCCAAGGTTTCGGCCAGCGACAAGCTGGACCTGATGCTGCGCAAATCGAAGATCGTGAAATGGAACGTGGAAACCATCGGCTTCTCGCCGGACGGGTTTTCCGCCTATTTCCTGTTCAAGATCCTGATCCTGTGTTTCGTCGCGCTGGTGTTCCTTCAGGCGGTGGCCTTCTTCTACCGTTCCTGGCTGGAATTCCGCGAGGGCGAGGAAAGTGCAGGCAAATACCTCGACCGCGATACGCTGGGCGAGGGCGAAGAAGCCTTTGAAGGCACGCATTAA
- a CDS encoding TRAP transporter large permease — protein sequence MLFGLDGVEIGLIIVFLSLFAGILSGFPVAFAIPGAGLFAFAVIAYLDANGLLIHQAIDQSSQAYRDLVNSGVNRDSISLFRYPDLPRLEQPVFDRGWEMAMDRNLSFIVNRMNERVFAGQSIETLLAVLMFVLMGITLERSKIANDLLTTMARVFGPLPGGLAVSVVVVGAFLAASTGIVGATVVTMGLLSLPTMLRNGYSPELSTGVIAASGTLGQIIPPSIVIVLLGTLAGDLYSTAQEARAQTVGCSDALTYLGRPAVVSVGTLFQAALLPGILLALLYALYAFGYALVNPSKAPAVTAQADAAGPSGKSNNWMWFVILPLVLIGAVVGLGKVGIVGSQDITVSQFSAMPERAALRTNVSEQCQAAMIDLHGQAKWDAAVQQTADLASGGAAQQSVALTDEEIQQAIVTKADAAAPVSTGLATIIVLLGLALIVARGVKPEATPRPLVIGGVALAAAALCDALFVTPFTSDGVRVLILALPLLVALWACRHAAIRLAENELIRVVFPPLVLIIAVLGSILGGITNPTPAAALGAAGAIMLAAYRRLRDEGRDPWVITYATLAVMAMILLGMNFDLRVNQEVVTAETWIAYLLTYGVYTFAAFGLGYAGWVLLRGGVLTPVVRETAKVTSMVFTILVGSQLLNLVVISFGGEHYIQQFLRSFDSEFQVFLIVMLVLFILGFVLDFLEIIYIVIPIVGPVIYGGTFDPKWVTIMIAVNLQTSFLTPPFGFALFYLRGVAPPSVTTGHIYRGIIPFVGIQVAGLALLWFVPGIVTIVPDLIGN from the coding sequence ATGCTATTCGGACTTGATGGCGTCGAGATCGGCCTGATTATCGTCTTTCTCTCGCTTTTCGCGGGAATTCTCTCGGGCTTTCCTGTCGCCTTCGCGATCCCCGGCGCCGGGCTGTTTGCCTTTGCCGTGATCGCCTACCTGGACGCCAACGGCCTGTTGATCCACCAGGCCATCGACCAAAGCAGCCAGGCCTATCGCGACCTGGTCAACAGCGGCGTCAACCGCGATTCGATATCGCTGTTCCGCTATCCCGACCTGCCGCGCCTGGAGCAGCCGGTGTTCGACCGGGGCTGGGAAATGGCGATGGACCGCAACCTGTCGTTCATCGTGAACCGCATGAACGAACGTGTCTTTGCCGGCCAGTCGATCGAGACGCTGCTGGCTGTGCTGATGTTCGTGCTGATGGGCATCACGCTGGAGCGGTCCAAGATCGCCAATGACCTGCTGACCACCATGGCGCGGGTCTTCGGGCCGCTGCCCGGCGGGCTGGCCGTGTCGGTCGTGGTGGTGGGGGCATTCCTGGCCGCCTCTACCGGGATCGTGGGGGCGACCGTGGTGACCATGGGCCTGCTGTCACTGCCCACGATGTTGCGCAACGGCTATTCGCCCGAATTGTCGACCGGCGTCATCGCCGCCTCCGGCACGTTGGGGCAGATCATCCCGCCGTCGATCGTGATCGTTCTGCTGGGCACGCTGGCGGGGGATCTCTATTCCACCGCGCAGGAGGCCCGCGCCCAGACCGTCGGCTGTTCCGACGCGCTGACCTACCTGGGCCGCCCGGCGGTCGTGTCGGTTGGCACATTGTTCCAGGCGGCGCTGCTGCCGGGCATCCTGTTGGCGCTGCTCTATGCGCTCTATGCCTTTGGCTATGCGTTGGTGAACCCGTCCAAGGCCCCCGCCGTGACCGCGCAGGCCGATGCCGCCGGTCCCTCCGGCAAAAGCAACAACTGGATGTGGTTCGTCATCCTGCCGCTGGTGCTGATCGGCGCCGTGGTCGGGCTGGGCAAGGTCGGGATCGTCGGCTCGCAGGACATCACCGTCAGCCAGTTCTCCGCCATGCCGGAACGCGCCGCCCTGCGCACCAACGTGTCCGAGCAATGCCAGGCCGCGATGATCGACCTGCATGGGCAGGCGAAATGGGACGCGGCCGTGCAGCAGACCGCCGACCTGGCCTCCGGGGGCGCCGCGCAGCAAAGCGTCGCGCTCACCGACGAGGAGATCCAGCAGGCCATCGTGACCAAGGCCGACGCCGCCGCCCCGGTCAGCACCGGGCTGGCGACGATCATCGTGCTGCTGGGCCTGGCCCTGATCGTCGCCCGCGGGGTCAAGCCCGAGGCAACGCCGCGGCCGCTGGTCATCGGCGGGGTGGCCCTGGCGGCGGCGGCACTGTGCGATGCGCTGTTCGTCACGCCCTTCACCTCGGACGGGGTGCGGGTGCTGATCCTGGCGCTGCCGCTTCTGGTGGCGCTCTGGGCCTGTCGCCACGCCGCCATCCGCCTGGCGGAGAACGAGCTGATCCGCGTCGTCTTCCCGCCTCTGGTGCTGATCATCGCCGTGCTCGGTTCCATCCTGGGCGGCATCACCAACCCGACGCCCGCCGCCGCGCTTGGCGCGGCCGGGGCGATCATGCTGGCCGCCTATCGCCGGCTGCGCGACGAAGGGCGCGACCCCTGGGTCATCACCTATGCGACACTGGCCGTGATGGCGATGATCCTGCTGGGGATGAACTTCGACCTGCGCGTCAATCAGGAGGTCGTGACGGCTGAAACCTGGATCGCCTACCTGCTGACCTACGGCGTCTACACCTTCGCCGCCTTTGGGCTGGGCTACGCGGGCTGGGTGCTGTTGCGCGGCGGGGTGCTGACCCCGGTGGTGCGCGAAACGGCCAAGGTGACATCGATGGTGTTCACCATCCTTGTCGGCTCGCAATTGCTGAACCTGGTGGTGATCTCCTTTGGTGGGGAACATTACATCCAGCAATTCCTGCGCAGTTTCGACAGCGAATTCCAGGTCTTCCTGATCGTGATGCTGGTGCTGTTCATCCTGGGCTTCGTGCTCGATTTCCTTGAAATCATCTATATCGTCATTCCCATCGTCGGCCCTGTCATCTATGGCGGCACCTTCGATCCGAAATGGGTGACGATCATGATCGCGGTGAACCTTCAGACCTCGTTCCTGACACCCCCCTTCGGCTTTGCGCTGTTCTATCTGCGCGGGGTGGCGCCGCCCTCGGTCACGACGGGCCATATCTACCGCGGCATCATCCCGTTCGTGGGGATACAGGTCGCGGGGCTGGCCCTGCTGTGGTTCGTGCCGGGCATCGTGACCATCGTCCCGGACCTGATCGGCAATTAA
- a CDS encoding arginyltransferase: MRHTLPLAPQFYVTAPQPCPYLEGRMERKLFTALQGDTAEQLNDSLSKQGFRRSQNVLYRPSCADCAACLSARVNVAAFSASRSQRRVLNRNATLHRRVTSPWATEDQYELFRRYLDDRHADGGMADMDVFEFAAMIEETPIRSRVIEYLDAREELTAVALTDVLDDGLSMVYSFFRPDLPRQSLGTFLILDHIRIAQETGLPYVYLGYWVPGSPKMGYKSRFAGLELFVGGKWQKMRDPADYDSSTHPLKTDPIAEQVANISLPDARNAR, from the coding sequence ATGCGCCACACCCTACCGCTTGCCCCGCAATTCTACGTGACGGCTCCGCAGCCCTGCCCTTATCTTGAGGGGCGGATGGAGCGGAAGTTGTTCACCGCATTGCAGGGCGACACGGCTGAACAGCTCAATGACAGCCTGTCCAAACAGGGGTTTCGGCGCTCGCAGAACGTGTTGTACCGGCCCAGCTGCGCGGATTGCGCCGCCTGCCTGTCGGCCCGGGTCAACGTGGCCGCCTTCTCCGCCTCCCGCTCGCAACGCCGGGTGTTGAACCGGAACGCGACGCTGCACCGGCGCGTCACCTCCCCCTGGGCGACAGAGGACCAGTACGAGCTGTTCCGCCGCTACCTGGACGATCGTCACGCCGATGGCGGCATGGCCGACATGGACGTGTTCGAATTCGCTGCGATGATCGAGGAAACGCCGATCCGGTCGCGGGTCATCGAATATCTGGACGCGCGTGAGGAGCTGACCGCCGTCGCACTGACCGACGTTCTGGATGACGGTCTGTCGATGGTCTATTCGTTCTTCCGCCCCGATCTGCCGCGCCAGTCTCTGGGCACTTTCCTGATCCTGGACCATATCCGCATCGCCCAGGAAACCGGCCTGCCCTATGTCTACCTGGGCTATTGGGTGCCCGGCTCGCCCAAGATGGGCTACAAGAGCCGTTTCGCGGGGCTGGAACTCTTTGTCGGCGGCAAGTGGCAGAAGATGCGCGATCCGGCGGATTACGACAGTTCCACCCATCCGCTGAAGACCGATCCGATTGCCGAACAGGTGGCCAATATCTCTCTGCCGGACGCGCGCAACGCCAGGTAG
- a CDS encoding RDD family protein has product MSALRQPDFTTTELPDPEQFPELYDSVPVKRAIAWAVDAAVIWLLTMVVVIFTAFIGLFFLGFLLLIVSFLYRWSTLANGSATWGMRLMSIELRDAEGRRFDATQAFLHTLGYSLSLAFAPVQMISVVLMAVTARGQGVTDHVLGSSALNRTLD; this is encoded by the coding sequence ATGTCCGCCCTGCGCCAGCCCGACTTCACCACCACCGAGTTGCCCGACCCGGAGCAATTTCCCGAACTCTACGACAGCGTGCCGGTCAAACGGGCGATCGCCTGGGCCGTGGACGCTGCGGTGATCTGGTTGCTGACCATGGTGGTGGTGATCTTTACCGCCTTCATCGGGTTGTTTTTCCTGGGCTTCCTGTTGCTGATCGTGTCCTTTCTCTATCGCTGGAGCACCCTCGCCAACGGATCGGCGACCTGGGGGATGCGTCTGATGTCGATCGAACTGCGCGACGCGGAGGGTCGCAGGTTCGACGCCACTCAGGCCTTCCTGCACACGTTGGGCTACAGCCTGTCGCTGGCCTTTGCCCCGGTGCAGATGATTTCGGTGGTTCTGATGGCCGTGACGGCGCGGGGCCAGGGCGTCACCGACCACGTGCTGGGCAGCTCGGCGCTGAACCGCACCCTGGATTGA
- a CDS encoding DUF2852 domain-containing protein: MTPATADLYSQSSRTRPSWLARSEAWLDRKGKGAWIAAMVLGFVFFWPVGLALLAYMIWSKQMFSKSCRHSRSHDMRRTGMAAMKPSGNSAFDAYKTETLRRLEDEQASFESFLERLREAKDKAEFDQFMDDRAHRARSENRQDEDDARQDA, encoded by the coding sequence ATGACCCCCGCAACCGCAGATCTCTATAGCCAAAGTTCCCGGACGCGCCCGTCCTGGCTGGCCCGGTCCGAGGCCTGGCTTGACCGCAAGGGCAAAGGCGCGTGGATCGCCGCGATGGTCCTCGGCTTTGTCTTCTTCTGGCCTGTCGGCCTTGCCCTTCTTGCCTACATGATCTGGAGCAAACAGATGTTCAGCAAATCCTGCCGCCACTCCCGCAGCCACGACATGCGCCGTACCGGCATGGCTGCGATGAAACCCTCGGGCAACAGCGCCTTCGATGCCTACAAGACGGAGACGCTGCGCCGCCTCGAAGACGAACAGGCCAGCTTTGAATCCTTCCTGGAGCGTCTGCGTGAGGCCAAGGACAAGGCCGAATTCGACCAGTTCATGGACGACCGTGCCCACCGTGCCCGCAGCGAGAACCGCCAGGACGAGGACGACGCCCGCCAGGACGCCTGA
- a CDS encoding YbaK/EbsC family protein → MSKSKARVARALEDAGIETRIVEAGQARTAQEAADAVGCDIDQIAKSIIFRGETSGDVLLFLTAGGNRVDDTRAATVAGEPLGRADAALIRARTGFAIGGVAPVGHLNPIRAFLDPRLLDFAEIWAAAGTPRHVFAMNPQELPRITGAQIADFTSVS, encoded by the coding sequence ATGAGCAAGAGCAAGGCCCGCGTCGCCCGCGCGTTGGAAGACGCCGGCATAGAGACCCGCATCGTGGAGGCCGGGCAGGCCCGGACCGCACAGGAGGCCGCCGACGCGGTCGGCTGCGACATCGACCAGATCGCCAAGTCGATCATCTTTCGCGGCGAGACCAGCGGCGATGTCCTGCTGTTCCTGACCGCCGGCGGCAACCGGGTGGATGACACGCGCGCCGCGACCGTCGCGGGGGAGCCTCTGGGCCGGGCCGACGCGGCGCTGATCCGCGCGCGCACCGGCTTTGCCATCGGCGGCGTGGCCCCGGTGGGCCATCTGAACCCGATCCGGGCCTTCCTGGATCCCCGGCTGCTGGATTTCGCCGAAATCTGGGCCGCGGCGGGCACGCCCCGGCATGTCTTTGCCATGAATCCGCAGGAGCTTCCGCGAATTACGGGCGCGCAAATAGCTGATTTCACGTCGGTTTCCTGA
- a CDS encoding bifunctional [glutamine synthetase] adenylyltransferase/[glutamine synthetase]-adenylyl-L-tyrosine phosphorylase — protein sequence MSTILTPTRMPRPFDSDRGGEARALFPDLPAPLADLMQGAGGCSPYLLGLMAKERDWVVQAVQDPQAAFDAELSRIAALAADQAASGLRQGKRRMALLIALADLSGHWRLEEVTGHLSRFADAACQLALRTALSAEIRRGKIPGATEDDLETGAGLVLMAMGKMGAGELNFSSDIDLIALFDETRFDPDDFLEARPAFIRATRKLAGLMNDITGDGYVFRTDLRLRPDPSVTPVCVGMEAAERYYESLGRTWERAAYIKARPCAGDVAGGRTFLEALRPFIWRRHLDFAAIQDAHAVRLAIRDSKGLHGAITLPGHDMKLGRGGIREIEFFTQFHQLIAGGRDPALRLRGTVDSLAMLAERGWIPAETAEELTGHYRAHREVEHRVQMVHDSQTHDLPQTDDGFARLAAMMDRDTADLRRELSDRLEAVHAVTEEFFAPGGPGGAAPEVGTTPDAPDIAFDAELVARWRSYPALSSDRARQIFDRLRPHLLSALSRAAHPDEALMAFDGFLAGLPAGVQLFSLFEANPQLIALLGDIVGTAPDLARYLSRNASVFDAVIAGDFFADWPGEAALVEALSATLRREADYEARLDTARRWVKDWHFRIGVHHLRGLITAREAGRQYADLADAVLRVLWPVVQDNFATRHGPAPGRGAVVVGMGSLGAQRLNARSDLDLIVIYDADGVEASEGRKPLAARTYYARLTQALVTALSAPMAEGRLYEVDMRLRPSGNQGPVATSWAAFRDYQRNQAWTWEHLALTRARVITGPPGLSGDVAAFRCEILSQDRAPASVLRQVAEMRARIARARGGTGRWDVKTGPGRNQEIELLAQAGLLIAGHPDGGISEGLERLADGGWLTAEEATSLKETYRLLWQVGQVGKLLTPGALDPDAIGEGGRALLLRETGMEEVTALEALLQDRTTEAEQAMTAGLARGQETDDEG from the coding sequence ATGAGCACGATCCTGACCCCCACCCGTATGCCGCGCCCCTTCGATTCCGACCGGGGAGGAGAGGCGCGCGCCCTGTTCCCCGATCTGCCCGCCCCGCTGGCCGACCTGATGCAGGGCGCCGGCGGGTGCAGCCCCTACCTGCTGGGTCTCATGGCCAAGGAACGCGATTGGGTGGTGCAGGCGGTCCAGGATCCGCAAGCGGCCTTCGACGCGGAACTGTCCCGGATCGCCGCGCTGGCGGCCGACCAGGCCGCGTCGGGCCTGCGCCAGGGCAAGCGCCGCATGGCCCTGCTGATCGCGCTGGCAGACCTGTCCGGCCATTGGCGCCTGGAGGAAGTGACCGGTCACCTCAGCCGGTTCGCCGATGCCGCCTGCCAATTGGCCCTGCGCACCGCCCTGTCGGCGGAGATCCGGCGCGGCAAGATTCCCGGCGCCACCGAAGACGATCTGGAAACCGGTGCCGGGCTGGTGTTGATGGCGATGGGCAAGATGGGCGCGGGAGAGCTGAACTTTTCCTCCGATATCGATCTGATCGCGCTGTTCGACGAAACCCGGTTCGACCCTGACGATTTCCTTGAGGCGCGGCCGGCCTTCATCCGGGCGACGCGCAAGCTGGCCGGGCTGATGAACGACATCACCGGCGACGGCTACGTGTTTCGCACCGACCTGCGGCTGCGGCCCGACCCTTCGGTCACGCCGGTCTGCGTTGGGATGGAGGCGGCAGAGCGGTATTACGAATCGCTGGGCCGCACCTGGGAGCGCGCCGCCTATATCAAGGCTCGGCCCTGCGCGGGCGACGTGGCGGGGGGGCGCACCTTCCTGGAGGCGCTGCGCCCGTTCATCTGGCGCCGGCACCTGGATTTCGCCGCCATCCAGGACGCGCATGCCGTGCGCCTGGCGATCCGCGACAGCAAGGGGCTGCACGGCGCGATCACCCTGCCGGGCCACGACATGAAGCTGGGGCGCGGCGGCATTCGCGAGATCGAGTTCTTTACGCAATTCCATCAGCTTATCGCCGGCGGGCGTGATCCCGCGCTGCGCTTGCGCGGTACGGTGGACAGTCTGGCGATGCTGGCCGAACGCGGCTGGATCCCGGCAGAGACGGCGGAGGAGCTGACCGGCCATTACCGCGCCCATCGCGAGGTCGAACACCGGGTGCAGATGGTACATGACAGCCAGACCCACGACCTGCCGCAGACCGATGACGGCTTTGCCCGGCTGGCGGCGATGATGGATCGCGACACGGCCGACTTGCGGCGGGAACTGTCGGACCGGCTGGAAGCCGTGCATGCGGTGACCGAGGAGTTCTTTGCCCCCGGCGGACCCGGCGGCGCCGCTCCGGAAGTCGGGACCACGCCGGACGCGCCCGACATCGCCTTTGACGCCGAACTGGTGGCGCGCTGGCGGTCCTACCCGGCGTTGTCCTCTGACCGGGCGCGGCAGATCTTCGACCGGCTGCGCCCGCATCTGCTGTCGGCGCTGTCGCGCGCGGCACATCCCGACGAAGCGCTGATGGCCTTTGACGGTTTTCTGGCCGGGTTGCCGGCGGGGGTGCAGTTATTCTCTCTCTTCGAGGCCAACCCCCAGCTGATCGCGCTGCTGGGCGATATCGTCGGTACGGCGCCGGACCTGGCGCGTTATCTCAGTCGCAATGCCTCGGTGTTCGATGCGGTGATCGCGGGGGATTTCTTTGCCGATTGGCCGGGCGAGGCGGCGCTGGTCGAGGCGCTGTCGGCCACCCTGAGGCGAGAGGCCGATTACGAGGCGCGCCTGGACACCGCCCGCCGCTGGGTCAAGGACTGGCACTTCCGCATCGGCGTGCATCATCTGCGCGGGCTGATCACCGCGCGCGAGGCGGGGCGCCAATATGCCGATCTGGCGGATGCGGTTCTGCGGGTGCTCTGGCCCGTTGTGCAGGACAATTTCGCCACCCGCCACGGCCCTGCACCGGGACGCGGCGCGGTGGTGGTGGGCATGGGGTCGCTGGGGGCGCAACGGCTGAACGCCCGATCGGATCTGGACCTGATCGTGATCTACGACGCCGACGGGGTCGAGGCCTCGGAAGGGCGCAAGCCTTTGGCCGCACGCACATATTACGCCCGGCTGACGCAGGCGCTGGTGACCGCGCTGTCGGCGCCGATGGCAGAGGGGCGGCTGTACGAGGTCGACATGCGGCTGCGCCCCTCGGGCAACCAGGGGCCGGTCGCGACCTCCTGGGCGGCGTTCCGCGATTACCAGCGCAATCAGGCCTGGACCTGGGAACACCTGGCGCTGACCCGAGCGCGGGTGATCACCGGCCCGCCGGGCCTGTCGGGTGACGTGGCGGCGTTCCGTTGCGAGATCCTGTCGCAGGACCGCGCGCCCGCCAGCGTTCTGCGCCAGGTCGCGGAGATGCGCGCCCGCATCGCCCGGGCGCGGGGCGGGACCGGCCGCTGGGACGTGAAGACCGGCCCCGGCCGCAACCAGGAGATCGAGCTGCTGGCCCAGGCCGGGCTGCTGATTGCCGGGCACCCGGACGGGGGGATCTCGGAGGGGTTGGAGAGGCTGGCGGATGGCGGCTGGCTGACCGCCGAGGAAGCGACCAGCCTGAAGGAGACCTATCGGCTTCTGTGGCAGGTCGGGCAGGTTGGCAAGTTGCTGACCCCCGGCGCGCTGGACCCCGACGCCATCGGCGAAGGCGGGCGTGCGCTGCTGTTGCGCGAGACGGGCATGGAGGAGGTGACCGCGCTGGAGGCGCTGTTGCAGGACCGCACCACCGAGGCAGAGCAGGCCATGACGGCCGGGTTGGCCCGAGGACAGGAGACAGATGATGAAGGGTGA
- the eda gene encoding bifunctional 4-hydroxy-2-oxoglutarate aldolase/2-dehydro-3-deoxy-phosphogluconate aldolase, with product MTPEHASVEAARLCALAPVIPVLTVHDAATAADLAAALVKGGLPVLEITLRTPAALDAIRAMAQVEGGVVGAGTLLTPDNVRDAVAAGAKFGVSPGVTDRLLDAAEAADLPMLPGAATASECMALLERGYSVQKFFPAEAAGGAPALKSIGAPIPQVKFCPTGGVTPQNAPTYLGLSNTLCVGGSWVAPEGLIRARDWDAITTLAAQAAALPR from the coding sequence ATGACCCCGGAACACGCCAGCGTCGAAGCTGCCCGGCTCTGCGCCCTTGCCCCGGTGATCCCGGTGCTGACGGTCCATGACGCCGCCACCGCCGCCGATCTTGCCGCCGCCCTGGTCAAGGGCGGGCTGCCTGTTCTGGAAATCACCCTGCGCACCCCCGCCGCGCTGGATGCGATCCGGGCCATGGCACAGGTAGAAGGCGGCGTGGTCGGCGCGGGCACCCTGCTGACCCCCGACAACGTCCGCGACGCCGTGGCGGCGGGGGCGAAATTCGGCGTGTCCCCCGGTGTGACCGATCGCCTGCTGGACGCGGCGGAGGCCGCGGATCTGCCGATGCTGCCCGGCGCCGCCACGGCCAGCGAATGCATGGCCCTGCTGGAGCGGGGCTATAGCGTGCAGAAGTTCTTCCCGGCCGAGGCCGCAGGCGGCGCCCCGGCGCTGAAATCCATCGGTGCGCCGATCCCGCAGGTAAAATTCTGCCCCACCGGCGGCGTCACGCCGCAGAATGCGCCGACCTACCTGGGGCTGTCCAACACGCTGTGCGTCGGCGGCTCCTGGGTTGCGCCCGAAGGGCTGATCCGCGCCCGCGACTGGGACGCGATCACCACGCTGGCCGCCCAGGCCGCCGCCCTGCCCCGCTGA
- the edd gene encoding phosphogluconate dehydratase has product MSLNATVEHVTHRIIDRSRPDRSAYLDRIRRAAEAGPVRAHLSCGNQAHAYAGVPADQDALAKGRAPNLGIVTAYNDMLSAHQPFEHYPDLIRAAARARGATAQVAGGVPAMCDGVTQGQPGMELSLFSRDVIAMAAGIALSHNCFDAALYLGVCDKIVPGLVMAAATFGHIPAVFLPAGPMPSGLPNDEKARVRQQFAAGEIGRDALMEAEMASYHSPGTCTFYGTANSNQMLMEFMGLHLPGASFVNPGTPLRDALTEAGTARALEITALGNSFIPAGEILDEKAFVNGIVGLMATGGSTNLVLHLPAMARAAGITLTLEDFEDLSAATPLMAKVYPNGLADVNHFHAAGGLGYLIGELLENGLLHPDTKTITGEGLAAYTREPKVHDGRVTWEAEPRRNHNDKILRPASDPFQPTGGLKQMRGNLGQCMMKVSAVAPERHVIEAPVRIFHDQDSVKTAFKAGEFTADTIVVVRFQGPRANGMPELHGLTPTLAVLQDRGLKVALLTDGRMSGASGKVPAAIHLTPEAADGGPIARLRDGDIVRVDAVAGTVHTDVDLEARAPATPDLSGNSHGIGRELFENFRQNAGAATAGASNVV; this is encoded by the coding sequence ATGAGCCTGAATGCCACCGTCGAACACGTCACCCACCGGATCATCGACCGGTCCCGCCCCGACCGGTCCGCCTATCTCGACCGGATTCGCCGCGCGGCGGAGGCCGGGCCGGTCCGCGCGCATCTGAGTTGCGGCAATCAGGCCCATGCCTATGCCGGGGTGCCCGCCGATCAGGACGCGCTGGCCAAGGGACGGGCACCCAACCTTGGCATCGTGACCGCCTATAACGACATGCTGTCGGCGCATCAGCCGTTCGAACATTACCCCGACCTGATTCGCGCCGCCGCCCGCGCCCGCGGCGCCACCGCGCAGGTGGCCGGCGGGGTGCCCGCCATGTGTGACGGCGTCACTCAGGGTCAACCGGGGATGGAACTGTCGCTGTTTTCGCGCGACGTGATCGCCATGGCCGCCGGGATCGCCCTGTCGCACAATTGCTTTGACGCCGCGCTGTATCTTGGCGTCTGCGACAAGATCGTGCCGGGGCTGGTGATGGCGGCGGCGACCTTTGGCCATATCCCGGCCGTGTTCCTGCCCGCCGGGCCGATGCCCTCGGGCCTGCCCAATGACGAAAAGGCCCGCGTGCGCCAGCAATTCGCCGCCGGAGAGATCGGCCGCGATGCGCTGATGGAGGCCGAGATGGCCTCCTACCATTCACCGGGCACCTGCACCTTCTACGGCACGGCGAATTCCAACCAGATGCTGATGGAATTCATGGGGCTGCACCTGCCCGGCGCCTCCTTTGTCAATCCCGGCACGCCGTTGCGCGATGCCTTGACGGAGGCCGGGACCGCCCGCGCGCTGGAAATCACCGCGCTTGGCAACAGCTTCATCCCGGCGGGCGAAATTCTGGACGAAAAGGCCTTTGTCAACGGGATCGTGGGGCTGATGGCCACCGGCGGCTCCACCAATCTGGTGCTGCACCTGCCCGCCATGGCCCGCGCCGCCGGGATCACCCTGACGCTTGAGGATTTCGAGGATCTCTCGGCCGCCACCCCCCTGATGGCCAAGGTCTATCCCAACGGTCTGGCCGACGTGAACCATTTCCACGCCGCCGGCGGGCTGGGCTACCTGATCGGCGAATTGCTGGAAAACGGGCTGCTGCATCCCGACACAAAGACCATCACCGGCGAAGGGCTGGCCGCCTATACCCGCGAGCCCAAGGTCCACGACGGCCGCGTCACCTGGGAGGCAGAGCCGCGCCGGAACCACAATGACAAGATCCTGCGCCCGGCCAGCGATCCGTTCCAGCCCACCGGCGGGTTGAAGCAGATGCGCGGCAATCTGGGCCAATGCATGATGAAGGTCTCCGCCGTTGCCCCCGAACGCCATGTGATCGAGGCGCCGGTGCGCATCTTTCACGATCAGGACAGTGTGAAGACAGCGTTCAAGGCCGGGGAATTCACCGCCGACACCATCGTCGTCGTCCGGTTCCAGGGACCGCGCGCCAACGGGATGCCGGAATTGCACGGGCTGACCCCGACGCTGGCGGTGTTGCAGGATCGCGGGCTGAAAGTCGCGCTGCTGACAGACGGGCGGATGTCCGGCGCGTCGGGCAAGGTGCCCGCCGCCATCCACCTGACGCCGGAGGCCGCAGATGGCGGCCCCATCGCGCGGCTGCGCGACGGCGATATCGTCCGTGTGGATGCCGTTGCCGGGACCGTGCACACCGATGTCGATCTGGAGGCCCGCGCCCCCGCCACGCCCGATCTGTCGGGCAATTCCCACGGCATTGGTCGTGAATTGTTTGAAAACTTCCGCCAAAACGCCGGTGCAGCCACCGCAGGCGCCTCCAACGTCGTCTGA